The sequence ccctcccactagactactgacataaccctcccactagactactgacataaacccctcccactagacttcTGACTAGACTGACAtaaacccctcccactagactactgacataaaccctcccactagactactgacataaacccctcccactagactactacTGTCATaaaccctcccactagactactgacataacccctcccactaaactactgacataacccctcccactagactactgacataaccctcccactagactactgacataaccctcccactagactactgactactgacataaccctcccactagactactgacataacccctcccactagagactactgacataaccctcccactagactactgacattaacccCTCCCACTaaactactgtcataacccctcccactagactgacataaacccctcccactagactactgacataaaccctcccactagactgacataaacccctcccactagacttcTGACATaaaccctcccactagactactgacataaacccctcccactagactactgacataaacccctcccactagacttcGTTTCAGATTGTTTGTAATattgtgatcaaatcaaattgtattgatcacatgcgccgaatacagcaggtatagacagaccttacagtgaaatgctaagaGACTCATCAGCAGTTTATTCCACTGTTCCACTTATTCCATCTGTATATCTATCTagctatatattatatttatctATCTagctatatattatatttatctATCTGTATATCTATCTagctatatattatatttatccaTCTGTATATCTATCTagctatatattatatttatccaTCTGTATATCTATCTagctatatattatatttatctATCTagctatatatctatctatctagctAGCTGAATATTTATCTAGCTAGCTGAATATTTATCTAGCTGTATATTTAGCTGAATATTTATTTAGCTATATATTCATCTAGCTGAATATTTATCTAGCTAGCTGAATATTTATCTAGCTGTATATTTAGCTGAATATTTATTTAGCTAGCTGAATATTTATCTATCTGTATATTTATCTAGCTAGCTGAATATTTATCTGTATATTTATCTATCTGTATATTTATCTATCTGTATATTTATCTAGCTGTATATTTATCTAGCTATATATTTAGCTAGCTATATATTTATCTATCTGTATATTTATCTAGCTGTATATTTATCTAGCTATATATTTAGCTAGCTATATATTTATCTAGCTGTATATTTATCTGTATATTTATCTATCTGTATATTTATCTATCTGTATATTTATCTAGCTGTATATTTATCTATCTGTATATTTATCTAGCTATATATTTAGCTAGCTATATATTTATCTAGCTGTATATTTATCTAGCTGTATATTTATCTAGCTATATATTTAGCTAGCTATATATTTATCTAGCTGTATATTTATCTGTATATTTATCTAGCTGAATATTTATCTGTATATTTATCTATCTGTATATTTATCTATCTGTATATTTATCTAGCTGTATATTTATCTAGCTATATATTTAGCTAGCTATATATTTATCTATCTGTATATTTATCTAGCTGTATATTTATCTAGCTATATATTTAGCTAGCTATATATTTATCTAGCTGTATATTTATCTAGCTGTCGGATAACATTCTGATGACATGGCTTGTCCTGCACTTAGCAAAAACCCAGAGTGCATTGAGTGAATGTTGGAAAAATATCTTGGTTCCTTTCTAAAACATAGCAATGTGAATGCAAAGAGGACACGGACCACAAGATAGGTGAAGTGAAGGACTATATGTGAAAACACACCAAGACTAATAAAgatgcacacagccaagatgtGCCACCACTGGAATATTCTTGAAGTAACAAAGTGTAGGTGAGGGTTAGGTAGGGGGTGTGCTTACCAGGGCAAAGCACAGCATCGCTCACATGCTCACAGCATCGCTCACATGCTCACAGCATCGCTCACATGCTCACAGCATCGCTCACATGCTCACAGCATCGCTCACATGCTCACAGCATCGCTCACATGCTCACAGCATCGCTCACATGCTCACAGCATCGCTCACAGCATCGCTCACATGCTTCCCAATGCTCCACGTTGGGAAGACGTCACAGAGCAGTAGTTAGTAGTACAACCTTTAGGCATCGTTTCTATCCTACAACGGTGCCGTAGAGGAGACAGATGAAGGTCATTAGTGCCATTCAGGGTGGTGTCATCTATGTACATTGCAGTGAAGTAACTTTagtacagacagtgtgtgtgtgtgtgtgtgtgtgtatgtatgtatgtgtgtgtgtatgtgtgtgtgtgtgtgtgtggtatgtgtgtgtgtgtgtgtatgtatgtgtgtgtgtatgtatgtgtgtgtatgtgtatatgtgtgtgtatgtatgcgtgtgtggtatgtgtgtgtgtgtgtggtatgtgtgtgtgtgtgtgtgtgtgtggtatgtgtgtgtgtggtatgtgtgtgtgtgtggtgtatgtgtgtgtgtggtatgtggtatgtgtggtatgtgtgtgtgtggtatgtgtgtgtgtgtatgtgtgtgtgtggtatgtgtgtgtgtgtatgtgtggtatgtgtgtgtgtatgtatgtgtagtgtgtgtgtatgtgtgtgtgtgtgtgtgtgtgtggtgtggtatgtgtgtgtgtacctttccCCTCCTTGCCGTAAGCGAGGGCAGGAGGTACGACGAGGCGTCTCTTCTCTCCAGCACACATCCCCTGCAGGCCTTTGTCCCATCCCTTTATCACCTCTTTAATACCCAGAGTGAACCAGACAGGCTGCTTGTCTCCCTGGGAGTAGCTggaaacacatacatacatacatacatacatacatacatacatacatacatacatacatacatacatacatacatacatacatacatacatacatacatacatcacatcacatcacacatcacatcacatcacacacacacacacacacacacacacacacacacacatacatcacacacacactttatttttTAAGACAGCAGCAAAAACATGTATCTGACCGTTTCTAGGTTCAGGAAACGCTTCCTTCAATTGTTGTTTTCATAACAAACTAACCTGGAATGAAACTTAGTTCCATTTTGAAGATATCCTTCATGGTGGACCAGCAGAATGTCTCCGTACTTCGACTTGCGATGACAGAGGAAAGGTTTGTGCAGAACTGTGATTTTTACTTCGGCCTCTGGAAGTTTCCCTGCACTGACGAACACTAGCAGCGAAGTGCAAAACCAGCTCAAACAAACCAGGAACATTTCAGAACTGATATCGGCAAAAATTATAGGTGTCGATAGGAGAAAATATATTTGTTCAAAACTTGTAGGACTTGCCACTCACTGGAACAAGCGCGCCCGCAGTGTCAAGACGTGGCAAGTGACGTTTCATCATGCAAGCTGTTACAGGAAGTGTACGTTTGATTGGTTGCATATTTTGCATATTCCCCGCCTTCATGGCGGAGCTGTTGTCTCTCAGTTCCGTAGAATAATGATCTGTCTTTCAAAGTATCAATGTCGAAGCTTTCAAATTATTAAAGACACGTGAACGATAAACAGATGAACAATACGTGGATGCATTTTGAAACTTCGATTTACTTTTGATTTTTATTTTAACTCACATTTCTCAGGTAGACAAATAACAAACAGACCATCACCTACTCATTTTGGCAAAAGCTGGTTGAATTTAACTTTATATCGAGAGAGATGAAACAATGTGTGTTATTGAATTTATATCATGCTAGTGTAACATTCACATACTTCATCAATGGCTACAGTTCGATATCCGATTGTTTTATAAAATAGCCCATAAACACACTATAATTCACACAATGTATAAATACATATTATGACTAAAAGGCAAAAATGATTGTACATGGCAATCAGCAATCAACAGTCCTACTCTACAGTAGACCAGAGCATCAACAGTCC is a genomic window of Oncorhynchus keta strain PuntledgeMale-10-30-2019 chromosome 19, Oket_V2, whole genome shotgun sequence containing:
- the LOC127909144 gene encoding peptidyl-prolyl cis-trans isomerase FKBP14-like — protein: MFLVCLSWFCTSLLVFVSAGKLPEAEVKITVLHKPFLCHRKSKYGDILLVHHEGYLQNGTKFHSSYSQGDKQPVWFTLGIKEVIKGWDKGLQGMCAGEKRRLVVPPALAYGKEGKGKIPPESTLTFNIEVMEIRNGPRSHESFQEMDLNDDWKLSKDEVKEYLRKEFQRHGYPPNDTHHEQMVEDIFKKEDENEDGFISSREFTYKHDEL